GTTACTGTCATGATCATGTCTCTGAAAGCCGCTAGTCTTGGACTGAACATGGTGGCTGCTTGCCACGTCATCCTCCTTGACCTCTGGTGGAATCCGACGACTGAAGACCAAGCTATAGATAGAGCACATCGTATCGGGCAGACACGGCCTGTTTCAGTTTATCGGCTGACCGTGAAGGATACAGTAGAAGATCGCATTTTGGCCTTGCAGGTACCTCCTCTCACTTGGAATAATATCATCCCctttatgtaattgtttgGGTTATGTTGTGACTCTGCTTTTATTCaggaaaagaagagagagatggtTGCATCTGCCTTCGGTGAGGACGAGACGGGTGGTCGACAAACTCGGCTCACTGTGGAAGATTTGAAGTATCTATTTCAGGGTTGATTAAGACATTTCTAACTGAGTATTCTTTGACATGCTAACATTTTACAGCATTTTGAAAAGCTTGATTGATAGCTAGCATTTACTAGAAAAGATAATTAGCCTTAGAAGAGAGTGCATAGATTTTTGACAACAGATTGTTAATATGTTTACAGAGAAGCAAATCACTTGCTATCTTCTTGTGTATAGCTTTTATAGAGTCCCGTCACATAAACATATCTTTCTAGtctatggagtatatttttcctACTTGTTGGTATTCACTGTTCAGTTACTAGTAAATGTATTCAAACCAAGGAGGGCTGAAAATACCCCTACATCTTCACCAGAACCTAAATACTGAGACCTATTCTTGCAATGAGCTTCATAATAATCTCAGTTATTGTTCCAGAACCACAAATAAATTTGGTAGTGTCTAACTTCACTCCACTTGCAAAGTGGATTATAACAACTGTAAAACTTAAATACTCAATGTCAAACCATGGCTGCTAGCGAGGAATTTCATGCGCATGCTCCAAGGGAGAAAGGTAAATTGAGAaggtatatttttcatttactttcTCAAAAAGGTGATTATACCTTCCCAAAAAGTAATATACTCcaagaaaagaagataaattaaaaagacaaataaaaataactactaCTAACATTTTACCCTTTATACCAAGAAGatgtaaagataaaatataccCTTTCCATTGGagcatgaaattttttgataaaaaagtaaatatgatagttatttATCCCTTTACCCttcccttggagatgctctagcTACTGATTACTCATTACAAAAACTACAAAATgcttcaaaatattcaaataccGCTCATTAAATCTATGGCCTAGACAAGTGGAGTTATGGTTACAGAGCGGAATGAATGACCTTTATTCAAACTATCGGGTAATGCCCAgtacttgaaaaaaaaatcacaacctTATCCAAACCCGTAAAGTGGGACCCGTCACCCATTTTCCCACCCCTAAAACcgagtacttataatttttcatcaaGAGAAGTGAAggtatgtataaaaataatgtgcTTCCTTTAAttgttatatataaatatgtatacaCTAAGAGTAACACCAAGGTCCCATGGTCTAGTGGTTAGGACATTGGACTCTGAATCCAGTAACCCGAGTTCAAGTCTCGGTgggaacttttttttattctttttgaaATATGATGCTACtactcatttttattctttttgaaATATGATGCTAGtactattcaattttttttttcattcatgtCATATATATCGTCTCcttttgaaatataatgctagtactattcattttttttttcattcatgtCATATAtgtctttaatttattctttttgaaatatgatgttactactcatttttttattctttttgaaTATGGTACattcatttttgtttcattcATGTCATATATATTGTCtctttttgaaatataagGCTAGtactattcattttttttttcattcatgtCATATATattgtctttaatttattctttttgaaATATGATTGCTACtactcatttttattctttttgaaATATGATGCTAGTACTAATCATTTTGCTActactcattttttattctttttgaaATATGATGCTAGtactattcatttttttttcattcatgtCATATATattgtctttaatttattctttttgaaatatgacgctattactcatttttattctttttgaaATATGATGCTAGCTAGtactattcatttttttatcattcatGTCATATATattgtctttaattttattttgagcttttcttcttcatctgcATTCTTCTGTTACTTATTTCTATTCTATGGTTTTCTAAGGAGATGAGTTAGAAACTTTCAATCCCCTGTTCTGTTTAGATGGTGCCATCTACAAGACTCATGAAAATATAGTTCAATATGCATAGGCTTTGGAGGTGGTTTGCACTTTGTATTCTGTGAAAAATGTACTAACAGATAGAAGCCTAGCACAACTCTGTGCATAGCAACTGAAAAACATGAGAAATGAGAATGGAGGAAAGAAGAGTAACATAAATTTTGAAGACATAAGAGTAGAagtagaatgaagattgttgGAATATAATGAATGAAATGTAAATATGAGATGATTTCAGTTTTCAATCACATCTCTCCTCCAACCACCTAATAACATCAGCACGAACAATCGCAACATTCTCATCAGTTTCCCCAAAAACAAGAGAGTGCATCATCCCCTCATAAATCTTGATGCTCTTGTCCTCACTCCTCGCCAATTCATACAGCTCCCTGCTCACCTCCGGATCCGTCACCACGTCAGCATCTCCGTGCATCACCACAAACGGAATCTCCACATCCCTCAATCTCCCACTCACGTACTCCGTAACCCTAATCAGCTCCACCACCGTCCCCAATCTCGGCTTCCCTCTATACCTCATCGGATTCATCGCCGCGATCACCTTCTTCTCCCCCACCTTCACCGATTTCTCAAGCAAATCCGCCGTCGGCACCACCGCCAGCGTCGGCGCGAACCTCGCCACCGCCGTCAGGATCTCCGGAATCGGCCACCTGGGCTTCACCTTCTCCGAGATCTTGCACATGGGCGCCATCAAGATCGCGCCTTTGAAAAACTCCGGCCGCTTGAAATGCATCAGCAAGCAGATGGCCCCGCCCATGGACTCTCCGTACAAGAATTTTGGGGGTTTCTCCAAAATTGGATCTTGGGCTATGGCGAAATCGAAGAAGGAGAGGGCGTCATCGACGACGACGTCGACGTTAGGGACGTAGGCTTTGAGGCCTTGGGAGCGGCCGTGGCCGTGGAGGTCGAGGGCGAAGCAGGCGAATCCGTTCTGGGCGAGGAAGATTGGGGTGGCCTGAAAGGTCCAGCTGATGTCATTGCCATAGCCGTGGACCATACAGATGACGCCGCGTGGAGCCCCGGCCCCGGATTTGATTGGCTGCCATGATTTGGTGAATAGGGTTAGCCCACTGCCTGCTTTGTAGTAGAagttgcttgatttgattccCTGTGCTTTGTAATACTCTTCTTCTGGAGTTTCTCCCCAGTAATGAGGTACAGCCTTTTCttcctccatctctctctattggattctttttttcaatcaaagtTGCTTCCTAGAAAGTTCTGACCAGAATAATGTGGTGGCAAACACcccttacttttcttttttcgttgTTGCCGATGTGGGGGATTTTGACATTGTGGGGGTTgttatcataaatattttacaatttgtttatttatttctccatGACTTATGGTCAACTGCATAAAGCTTATTTGCTGTTTGGGGGTTTACATAAACAGTGAAAATTAAAGGTAATGCACACTTAGTCAAAAATAAGGGGCCAGGCTAATTAAAGGTGCTTttgattatttcattatgaATTCTGTTATTTACTCTGTTTTACTTTCATTATTCTTGGATTAGTCTTCGGTTTAATTGGTTTGAAAAGCTGTAACAATTGAAGgggatattttcatttttcacacgtttttattgtttctcCTCTACTTTTGTTGAAAACTTGTACTATTATGGACTTTTTTCCTTCAAAATCCAGAAAATCTTATGCTGTGGAGGAACATAAGTTGATGTATTGAGAATCAGGCTACTCAATAAACATGATTGGTTAGTCGTGAATAAGCCATGTGACGTCCTCAAATATATTATTCCTAGATGCATATGCtgataaatttatcattttctacCACTAACCAAGGCGACATATTCATCCATGATAAGAATAAAGGATAAAGCAATATAGCAAGAACACCTTCCCACTTTTTGAATGGAGCACTTTTGACTGAGATTACAAACTTTTACACATCGGAAACTGGATAGAATTATATACTTGCTCGATTAGTAGTAGCTGCAATGAAGTTTCAAAAAAGTAAACATTCTTTTATAGAAGTGGATTAGGCATATCTCAAAGCACTTTAGGCCTTTAGAAAAGAAGGGTTTGTTAATTCTCTCGTATGATCTTAGTCTGCCATGGTCTAGGTAGTGTTGCTATCGATTGTTGTCCTAATCAAAGCACCAGCAGGATCAAATTTAATCCCGAATCAGTGTTGATGAAGTAATAACTTACATAGCCTAGATTCTGCCTCTAGAAAAAttgattcttgaaatttttcttgaatattttGCTTGGTTGGGATAATATAGTTCCAGTTGTTTGTGCCGTCCAAAGCTATATGCAGTGTGTAGGAAATTGACTTGGAGATGAGACTAAACGACTTTCACGTTTCGAAGACAGGCAAGCAGGCCTAACAGCAGCAAAGACCCATCCATTAACTTATACCTTACAGGCATAAAGTGAAAAAGCTCATGAATTGCAGATACATTACTATCGGCCACCAACGGCGTGGGGTTGCCCCATCTTTTCAAGTCACATTTTCATCACATTTCAACTTTTTAATTCTTAAAGTTTGTTTCGGTGTTTTGGAGCCTAGCTAACATATTCGGCTATAGCTACTCTGCTATATCATCTGTGGtatataaaaaagatgaaTGGCCAACGAAACTTCTTTCCCAACCAGTGCCATGGTTGACTTGAGAAAAAAAGGGCCTTAGTTGGATGTAGTGCCACCTTTATagtatttctctctctctctctctctctacctGATTTAGAATGTGCCTTAGAAATTTAATGAGATGTAGA
The genomic region above belongs to Salvia hispanica cultivar TCC Black 2014 chromosome 3, UniMelb_Shisp_WGS_1.0, whole genome shotgun sequence and contains:
- the LOC125213478 gene encoding caffeoylshikimate esterase, yielding MEEEKAVPHYWGETPEEEYYKAQGIKSSNFYYKAGSGLTLFTKSWQPIKSGAGAPRGVICMVHGYGNDISWTFQATPIFLAQNGFACFALDLHGHGRSQGLKAYVPNVDVVVDDALSFFDFAIAQDPILEKPPKFLYGESMGGAICLLMHFKRPEFFKGAILMAPMCKISEKVKPRWPIPEILTAVARFAPTLAVVPTADLLEKSVKVGEKKVIAAMNPMRYRGKPRLGTVVELIRVTEYVSGRLRDVEIPFVVMHGDADVVTDPEVSRELYELARSEDKSIKIYEGMMHSLVFGETDENVAIVRADVIRWLEERCD